In Rhizoctonia solani chromosome 6, complete sequence, the sequence TAGTTTGAGTGAAGGAGATCCATGAATAGAGTATCCCATGATGCTCCTTCCGACAGTCGACCTGTAAAGTCGTACATTTGTCCAGAGTGGTGATTGGTAAAGGGGTCTACGCTATCTGAGTCTACAGAGCTTCTCAGGACCGGCTCTGTCATAGGCTCTATTTGCGAAAATAAAGGTGGTGTGGTACTGGGTATAGTCGTGGGTGTAGAATGCAACGAGGCTTGAGAGAAAGGGTTTACATATTCGTATAATGATGCAAATCTAGAAGGCGACGTTATAAAGCCCTGGGGCTGTTGTGGGTTATCCGTAACCGGAGTGATGTCAGGCGGGCCGTCAATATCAAAAGTGATAGTGGTGGAGCTGTCCACTCGAGATGTATCGGTGTGTGATTTTGATGCTGTAGCATAGGCTGGAGTCGAGTGTAGCCGCAAGATCATCTCAAAATCGCTGACCACATCCCTAATAAGCACGCATGAAAATCGAAGCGCATAGTAAAACATCAATAATTTTTAGAGACAAGTGGGATAGGAAAATACCCACCTGAGCCGCCCAGACATGTAAAAACGTGATTCGCCTTGCTCTAGAACCTTTATACAGGTCCTCAGATCATCCTCTTTTTGTTGTCTGCTATATGTGCCTTCGCGTACGCTTTGTATCAATTCATCGCATTGAATTGACCCAGTTCCGGCATCAAGTCCATAATCAGGATCATTGCACTAGAGAAGGCTGGGTGGGTCATCCCAATGACTAGGCGCGAGCCAGGTGTATTGGAATAAGCAACGGCCATACTAGCGAATTCCCGTGCAGCTTCTCTGCATATCTTTAGAGCAGGCAGGGCTACTGACGACGACATGGTAATAAAGGATCGATTTGCTGAAACGACCAGCTCATAGTATATCGCCCACAGCGTGATGAGACTTGCGAAAAAGGACGAATTGTTGTAGTGCTGTGCATGAGGAAGTTGTACTTTTTAAAATTCATGTCCAAATGTATCGATATTAAATCAGCTAGCTTAAATAAATGGTGCACAAATTATCACTAGACTTACGATGAGATGGAAGACCCCGGACCCATTCTTTCAGTCTGATGTTGATATCATTGAACGCCCACGATGAGCCTTGCGGCCCGCCCAACCCAATCATTCGTTTTGTTCGGTTGGGCGTGTACTATTGATAGGTGGATTATCGTTGCGAGTCCATCAGCTCACTGTTGCTGTATCCTATCTCTTTAAACGCACCACGGTCTGGAGGCATCGCCCATAAAGTCGTATTAGCCCAATTGCTTGATTGAATATGCTCAGTTTTGGAGAGGTACTGTATGGCTGCGCTGGGGGAGAGGCCCCTGGTTCTAATGACCATAAATCATCATCAATTTCCGAGACATTATCCAAGTCGGAGCTATGCACAACCTAAGTGAGCGGATAACGTTAACGTAGCAAGTTATGTATCTCTCACTCCCAATCAAACATTGCCGTACATCGCCCGAAGTGAGCTCTAACAAACTCGAGAGTCAAACAGGTTGGATTGCAGTTGTAAGAGGCGACTCACCCGTAATACCGATCAATTAACAGCATCGACCTGCCCCCAGGAACATCTTAAATATTCATCTTATGCTAACATATAGGATGACGTACCAAAAACACCGCTTATGCAGTTCGGTTTCCAATGTCTGTGGTGATTGCATTCGGTGGGAGCCAATATCTTGCATCATTCGGATGCCAGTTCCAACTACATGCCACGTTCCATATGTCGCTGAGGAACCACAAAGGTATAACGCTGTAAGCTATAGAAATGTTCCATCAAAACTGCTTAGTCAAATTAAATATTAATTCGGCTCACCACCGTCGATTGTGCATCCCACAGTGTCAGCCTGGACAAAGATAGTATACTCCTTGGCCATAGATCCAGCTGTCTAAACCAACGATGTCCCGCACTTAACGGCACAGGCCACCTTTCGTCTAGGACCCTAGGGTCATCGCACCATCTTGCCCCGTTTGCGCATACGAGAAAAACAAGACGAAGGAATGACGGCTCGCGTCTGTGCACACCCTCTCCAAGTTGCTTTACGAACAAGGGACGGTGAATAACAGGAAAGAATGTGTTATCAAAGTAGGCATCCAATAGTACGGGCATCAAGTCCACTGGCGGAAGTTCTCCAAGCAGGTGCTCCATCATCCTGTCACTGAGAGTGTGTTCGTGGTGCTGTGTAATAGCGCGATCGGTCCTCCAAGACTCTGGCAGGCTCCAAGCTGTACCAATACTTGATGAGTTTTTCAAATCACCGATACTATGTTCCTGACGAAACGCTGCAGCGTCACGAGAAAGAACATGAGTACTAGAGTGGCCATGAAAGATACGTTCGTAAGATTTTGTAAACGCGCTATCGGCCCATAATGTGTTACTATCAATCAAGCCCTGGCCTTCCGAACAAGAATCAGTTCCCAGTAATCGCATCCGCTGTATTAATTCAGTCAAAGCTGGACTGCTCAAAGGACTAGCTTGCAAGCTCGATGTATCGTGTTCTGTTTTGTTTCGACCTAACTCTATCACTGGTTCTCTTTCTCGAGAAGACTCGGCCGGCTCCTGGTCTAGTAGATGGTCAATGTCCCTCTTGGTATTAACCCCCAATAGTAGCTTTTGGTATAAACTCAGAAAACCACTTTGGTTAACGGGAGTGTTAACTTACCTTCTTTAAGTGCATCTCAACCAGCCTCGTTCGTGCTTCGAGATACTTAATATAGCTGAAAGGTATTGGTAAATTGAGCTACCAGCATTGCAATATTGTGAATTAATAGTCTCACGAATCATCTGGAGGTGGTAGAGGTTTTGCCATGCGCGTCCAGTTGCACGGAATATTTAGTGCGATACAACCCCTACAGCTATTCTGCCGAAGTGGGTTGAATCTGCATCTAACCTATGGCCCATGGGTAGGTAAGATGCTTGAGGAGCGAGTATGGATTTCATCTTCCGCACCTGGTCATCCACGCACCTATCGCAGGCGATAATCTTATCCATAAGAAAAGAGTTCAAGAGGTCAGTCTGGGTCTACAGGACTCATGTAGCTTTATATTGACTCTGGTATGAATCCTTAACGATTGGTGCGCTTATGCTGGGACACCG encodes:
- a CDS encoding Fungal specific transcription factor domain, coding for MAKPLPPPDDSYIKYLEARTRLVEMHLKKLLLGVNTKRDIDHLLDQEPAESSREREPVIELGRNKTEHDTSSLQASPLSSPALTELIQRMRLLGTDSCSEGQGLIDSNTLWADSAFTKSYERIFHGHSSTHVLSRDAAAFRQEHSIGDLKNSSSIGTAWSLPESWRTDRAITQHHEHTLSDRMMEHLLGELPPVDLMPVLLDAYFDNTFFPVIHRPLFVKQLGEGVHRREPSFLRLVFLVCANGARWCDDPRVLDERWPVPLSAGHRWFRQLDLWPRSILSLSRLTLWDAQSTVLTALYLCGSSATYGTWHVVGTGIRMMQDIGSHRMQSPQTLETELHKRCFWSMLLIDRYYGAHFGRCTAMFDWDSDLDNVSEIDDDLWSLEPGASPPAQPYSTSPKLSIFNQAIGLIRLYGRCLQTVYTPNRTKRMIGLGGPQGSSWAFNDINIRLKEWVRGLPSHLQLPHAQHYNNSSFFASLITLWAIYYELVVSANRSFITMSSSVALPALKICREAAREFASMAVAYSNTPGSRLVIGMTHPAFSSAMILIMDLMPELGQFNAMN